The following are encoded in a window of Vibrio sp. SCSIO 43136 genomic DNA:
- a CDS encoding LacI family DNA-binding transcriptional regulator has protein sequence MVNRKVEGKRENGKGERDKANGKKLKLADIAQLAGVSKSTVSFVLNGHAQKHRIAPDTVEKVRRVVEEYQYAPSLYARALKSKRTLTYGLVIPDLTNMGFATIAHHLEKLCLQQGYQLLIASTEDDIDTEKNAVNNLISRQVDGLMVASCHLDAHFYSTITQDTPTVFFDRQFAYDAATFVVTDTKQSVEQLVTKLVQGRQECVYFGGQTELSPSKARLAGFQSALKNQGMSLETNRVSHGNYHPDSGYQQMKACVEELGRLPEAIFTGSYSLLEGVMKYFVQHPELDKQQVKVATFDNYSILDCLEWKIDSVEQNCESIALKVFNALSDEIDNLAEPKLITVDAKIHYRSK, from the coding sequence GTGGTAAATCGCAAAGTAGAAGGTAAAAGGGAAAACGGAAAAGGGGAGCGGGACAAGGCCAACGGTAAAAAGCTCAAGCTTGCCGATATTGCCCAGCTTGCTGGGGTTTCGAAATCCACGGTCAGTTTTGTGCTCAATGGGCATGCGCAGAAACATCGTATAGCGCCAGATACGGTCGAGAAAGTTCGTCGAGTGGTAGAAGAGTATCAGTATGCACCGAGTCTTTACGCTAGGGCACTCAAGTCCAAGCGTACGCTTACCTATGGGTTAGTGATCCCTGATCTTACCAATATGGGTTTTGCCACTATCGCTCATCATTTAGAGAAACTCTGTCTACAACAGGGTTACCAACTGCTTATAGCGTCTACTGAAGATGATATTGATACTGAGAAAAATGCGGTAAACAATCTGATTTCTCGCCAAGTAGACGGTCTGATGGTTGCCAGCTGTCACCTTGATGCGCATTTTTACTCCACTATCACGCAAGATACGCCAACCGTATTTTTTGACCGCCAATTTGCTTATGATGCAGCAACCTTTGTGGTGACCGATACCAAACAAAGTGTTGAGCAATTAGTGACTAAACTTGTACAAGGCAGGCAAGAGTGTGTTTACTTTGGCGGCCAAACGGAACTGTCTCCCAGTAAAGCACGTTTGGCAGGTTTTCAATCGGCATTAAAGAATCAAGGTATGTCCCTTGAGACCAATAGGGTTTCTCACGGGAATTATCATCCTGACTCAGGCTATCAGCAGATGAAGGCATGCGTGGAAGAGTTAGGGAGGTTGCCAGAGGCGATTTTTACTGGCTCTTACTCTTTGCTCGAAGGAGTAATGAAGTACTTTGTACAACATCCAGAGCTCGATAAACAACAAGTTAAAGTGGCGACTTTTGATAACTATTCGATTCTTGATTGCTTGGAGTGGAAGATTGATTCTGTAGAGCAGAATTGTGAATCAATCGCTTTAAAGGTATTTAATGCTCTGTCAGATGAGATAGATAATTTAGCAGAACCCAAGCTAATCACGGTAGATGCTAAGATCCACTATCGGTCTAAATAG
- the pyrC gene encoding dihydroorotase, which produces MTTLTITRPDDWHVHLRDGEVLKDTVRDISRYNGRALIMPNTVPPVTDTEMAIAYRDRIMAQQPSAQFEPLMALYLTDNTTPDEIRKAKASGKVVAAKLYPAGATTNSDSGVTDAKNIYPVLEAMQEVGMLLLVHGEVTTHDVDIFDREKVFLDTVLAPIVDDFPGLKIVLEHITTADAAAFVKNAGDNVGATITAHHLLYNRNHMLVGGIKPHFYCLPILKRNTHQAALVEAATSGSKKFFIGTDSAPHAKGAKESCCGCAGSYTAHAAIELYAEVFEAEGKMEHFEAFVSHNGPDFYGLPRNEDTVTLEKDVWTVPETMPFGSDIVVPIRGGEEISWKVK; this is translated from the coding sequence ATGACTACGCTTACTATTACTCGTCCAGATGATTGGCACGTTCACCTTCGCGACGGTGAAGTCCTTAAAGATACAGTTCGTGACATCAGCCGCTACAACGGCCGCGCACTGATCATGCCAAACACTGTCCCACCTGTGACTGATACTGAAATGGCCATCGCCTACCGTGACCGCATCATGGCCCAGCAGCCAAGCGCTCAATTCGAACCTTTGATGGCGTTATACCTAACAGATAACACGACGCCTGATGAAATCCGCAAAGCAAAAGCAAGCGGCAAAGTGGTTGCAGCAAAGCTTTACCCAGCGGGTGCAACAACTAACTCAGATTCTGGTGTGACCGATGCTAAGAATATCTACCCTGTTCTAGAAGCGATGCAAGAAGTTGGCATGCTACTACTAGTTCACGGTGAAGTTACCACGCACGATGTTGACATTTTCGACCGTGAAAAAGTGTTCCTAGATACGGTTCTAGCACCAATCGTTGATGACTTCCCAGGCCTTAAGATTGTTCTTGAGCACATCACTACTGCCGATGCAGCAGCTTTCGTTAAAAATGCAGGCGACAATGTCGGTGCAACCATTACTGCTCACCACCTACTTTACAATCGTAACCACATGCTAGTAGGTGGCATTAAACCTCACTTCTACTGCCTGCCAATTCTTAAGCGTAACACCCACCAAGCGGCACTTGTGGAAGCGGCAACCAGCGGTAGCAAGAAGTTCTTCATCGGTACTGATTCAGCGCCACACGCTAAAGGTGCAAAAGAGTCATGCTGTGGCTGTGCAGGTTCTTACACCGCTCACGCGGCTATCGAACTATACGCAGAAGTATTTGAAGCGGAAGGCAAGATGGAACATTTCGAAGCATTTGTTTCGCACAATGGCCCAGACTTTTATGGCCTACCACGCAACGAAGATACTGTAACCCTTGAAAAAGATGTGTGGACAGTGCCAGAAACAATGCCGTTTGGCTCTGACATCGTTGTGCCAATCCGTGGTGGTGAAGAGATCAGCTGGAAAGTGAAATAA
- a CDS encoding aminoimidazole riboside kinase, protein MSKVWVTGDAVVDLIPDTKTTYLKCPGGAPANVAVAIARLAGEVGFFGRVGLDPLGRFMLQTLNNENVNTDNLLLDEAQRTSTVIVDLDDQGERSFTFMVKPSADQFTQPSDIPTFIPGEWLHVCSIALANEPSRSTTLEAMKRIKNAGGYVSFDPNLRDEVWADRSEIIPVVNQALKLADVVKFSDDELMFLTQTGSLEAGLEAIKANSTPLVLVTQGAKGALVVTSKKQQLVSGKAIKAVDTTGAGDAFVGGLLARLSTLKNWQEWDQILTAVSWANACGALATTQKGAMTALPDAKQLAEYIA, encoded by the coding sequence ATGAGCAAAGTATGGGTAACTGGTGATGCGGTAGTAGACTTGATCCCAGATACGAAGACCACTTATCTAAAATGTCCTGGCGGTGCGCCTGCAAATGTCGCTGTCGCTATCGCTCGTTTAGCTGGTGAGGTTGGGTTCTTTGGACGCGTTGGGCTCGACCCGCTAGGGCGATTTATGCTGCAAACACTCAACAATGAAAATGTAAATACTGACAACCTGTTGCTAGACGAAGCACAGCGCACTTCCACTGTTATCGTTGACCTTGACGATCAAGGTGAACGCAGCTTTACCTTTATGGTTAAGCCAAGTGCTGACCAATTTACGCAACCAAGTGATATTCCGACCTTTATTCCAGGTGAATGGCTACACGTCTGTTCTATCGCGTTAGCCAATGAACCGAGTCGCTCAACCACTCTAGAAGCGATGAAACGCATCAAGAATGCTGGCGGTTATGTTAGCTTTGACCCTAATCTACGCGATGAAGTTTGGGCCGACCGATCTGAAATCATTCCGGTAGTAAACCAAGCTCTGAAACTCGCCGATGTAGTCAAATTTTCTGACGACGAACTGATGTTCCTAACTCAAACCGGGTCTCTGGAAGCTGGTCTTGAAGCAATTAAAGCAAATAGCACACCTCTAGTACTTGTCACTCAAGGTGCTAAAGGAGCATTGGTCGTTACTAGCAAAAAGCAACAACTGGTCAGTGGTAAAGCCATCAAAGCTGTTGATACCACAGGTGCAGGAGATGCTTTTGTTGGTGGTCTATTAGCTCGACTTTCAACCCTCAAAAATTGGCAAGAATGGGATCAAATCCTAACGGCGGTCAGCTGGGCAAATGCGTGTGGTGCTTTGGCAACCACCCAAAAAGGGGCGATGACCGCTCTACCCGATGCCAAACAACTGGCGGAGTACATCGCATAA
- a CDS encoding nicotinate-nicotinamide nucleotide adenylyltransferase gives MEKIAVFGSAFNPPSLGHASVLSSLAHFDRVLLVPSLAHAWGKKMLDYEQRCDMVQLFIQDLALPNLELSRIEEALYQPDQSVTTYAVLQRLAIENPNSDLTFVVGPDNLFKFAQFYRAEEIAELWNVMACPERVKVRSTMIREHLAQGKAIKDLTTPSISAYLEENQVYRDD, from the coding sequence ATGGAAAAAATTGCAGTATTTGGTAGTGCATTTAACCCACCGAGTTTGGGTCATGCGTCAGTTCTTTCTTCATTAGCTCATTTTGATCGAGTTTTGTTGGTGCCAAGTTTGGCTCACGCTTGGGGTAAGAAGATGTTGGACTACGAACAACGCTGCGACATGGTGCAGCTGTTTATCCAAGATTTAGCACTACCTAATCTCGAGCTCAGTCGTATCGAAGAGGCTTTGTATCAACCGGATCAAAGTGTGACCACATACGCAGTTTTACAGCGCCTTGCTATAGAAAACCCTAACAGTGACCTGACATTTGTGGTTGGACCTGATAACTTATTTAAGTTCGCTCAGTTTTATCGGGCAGAAGAAATAGCCGAACTGTGGAATGTGATGGCTTGCCCTGAACGAGTGAAGGTTCGAAGCACTATGATTAGAGAACATTTAGCGCAAGGAAAAGCGATAAAGGATCTAACGACACCTTCGATTTCAGCTTATTTGGAAGAGAACCAAGTTTACCGTGATGATTAA
- a CDS encoding dicarboxylate/amino acid:cation symporter — protein sequence MKNTKKPMSLTGRVILGMVLGIFTGFAIRTLFAENGFVDAYIVNGLLDVGGQIFIASLKMLVVPLVFVSLVCGTSSLKDITTLGRLGGKTLSFYLITTAVAITLALTMGTVFQPGAGADLTAASSFQSATAPSLGEVIVGMFPTNPISAMAEGKTLQVIVFAVLFGIAISAAGKPGERIAAIFEDLNEVIMKLVALLMNLAPYGVFCLMAKLFTGLGLDAIVNLAEYFVVLAATLMIHGLITYSILLKVFTGLNPIVFLRKMEDAIMFAFSTASSNATIPVTLETVKNRLGVKNRVASFTVPLGATVNMDGTAIMQGVATAFIAQAFNIDLTMGDYLTVIFTATLASIGTAGVPGVGLVMLAMVLGQVGLPLEGIALIMGVDRLLDMIRTAVNITGDSAVSVIVAKSEGDLDEARFADPKAGEKEEEVHLSYSQQS from the coding sequence ATGAAGAATACCAAGAAGCCAATGTCTCTGACCGGCCGCGTAATTTTAGGTATGGTGTTAGGCATTTTTACGGGGTTTGCGATTCGAACTCTGTTTGCTGAAAATGGATTTGTTGATGCATATATCGTCAACGGTTTATTGGATGTAGGGGGACAAATCTTCATCGCTAGCTTGAAGATGCTAGTGGTCCCACTTGTATTTGTATCACTGGTCTGCGGTACCAGTTCTCTCAAAGATATAACGACGCTGGGTCGTCTTGGTGGTAAAACGCTAAGTTTCTATTTAATTACCACGGCGGTTGCGATTACTTTAGCGCTAACAATGGGCACTGTATTCCAACCAGGAGCAGGTGCAGATCTAACCGCAGCAAGTAGTTTCCAATCTGCGACAGCACCATCACTTGGTGAAGTGATTGTTGGTATGTTCCCGACCAACCCTATTAGCGCAATGGCTGAAGGTAAGACACTTCAAGTGATCGTGTTTGCCGTTCTATTTGGTATTGCAATCAGTGCGGCGGGCAAACCAGGTGAGCGCATTGCTGCGATCTTTGAAGACCTTAACGAAGTCATCATGAAGCTGGTGGCATTGCTGATGAACCTAGCGCCTTATGGTGTGTTCTGTCTGATGGCAAAACTGTTCACAGGTCTTGGTCTAGACGCCATCGTTAATCTTGCTGAGTATTTTGTTGTTCTGGCTGCGACGTTAATGATCCACGGTCTAATCACTTACAGCATCTTGCTGAAGGTGTTCACAGGTCTGAATCCAATTGTGTTCTTACGCAAAATGGAAGACGCCATTATGTTTGCTTTTTCTACCGCGTCTTCAAATGCGACCATCCCGGTCACACTTGAAACAGTAAAGAACCGTTTAGGCGTGAAAAACCGCGTTGCATCATTCACTGTACCGCTTGGTGCTACAGTGAATATGGATGGTACTGCGATCATGCAAGGTGTAGCGACAGCGTTCATTGCTCAGGCATTTAATATCGACCTGACCATGGGGGATTACTTGACGGTGATCTTCACTGCGACACTGGCCTCAATTGGTACAGCGGGTGTTCCGGGTGTAGGTTTGGTTATGCTAGCGATGGTACTTGGTCAAGTTGGCCTGCCACTAGAAGGTATTGCACTTATCATGGGTGTTGACCGTCTACTAGATATGATCCGAACAGCGGTTAACATCACGGGTGATAGTGCTGTTAGTGTGATTGTTGCGAAATCTGAAGGTGACCTAGACGAAGCTCGTTTCGCTGACCCGAAGGCGGGCGAAAAGGAAGAAGAGGTCCATCTTTCTTATAGTCAGCAATCTTAG
- a CDS encoding AraC family transcriptional regulator, with protein sequence MNLAVEFQQDSLPFLVSTPRKKLNKHSLILVDKGMLLVRLGKNEYVVEPGDSVWLPFDCLTSLTFLPGTQTTRVDFSVRLKDEFKTQAGYVTLPDVTQAILTKLATQKVADTHLHNLLNVVRDEVTQLRPLLEMSPLSQQITQWSPDNDSGLSKEMLLMLSLREAKKRMQSGGRRDAVIEEFFGGCTEEFEQLSMMVMGEAL encoded by the coding sequence ATGAATTTGGCAGTTGAATTTCAACAAGACTCTCTACCTTTTCTCGTATCAACTCCGAGAAAGAAACTGAATAAGCATTCTCTTATTCTTGTCGATAAGGGCATGTTACTGGTCCGCCTAGGCAAAAATGAATACGTCGTTGAGCCGGGCGATAGTGTTTGGCTTCCTTTTGACTGCTTAACATCGTTAACTTTTCTTCCGGGTACGCAAACCACCCGAGTGGATTTTTCAGTGCGCCTGAAAGATGAGTTTAAGACCCAAGCAGGGTATGTGACCTTACCGGATGTCACCCAAGCAATCTTAACCAAACTTGCGACACAAAAGGTCGCAGATACACACCTCCATAATTTGTTGAATGTAGTAAGAGACGAAGTTACCCAACTGCGCCCTCTTCTAGAGATGTCCCCTCTTAGTCAGCAGATCACTCAGTGGAGCCCTGACAATGACAGCGGATTAAGTAAAGAGATGCTGCTGATGCTAAGCCTACGTGAAGCGAAAAAGCGCATGCAATCAGGTGGAAGGCGAGATGCCGTGATTGAAGAATTTTTTGGTGGTTGTACCGAAGAGTTCGAGCAGTTATCTATGATGGTCATGGGAGAGGCGCTTTAA
- a CDS encoding alkylphosphonate utilization protein has product MSTEATMLARCDSKCELCGAETSLTPFAVFPHTNVTVDHAIMLCDTCLDQAEDADKMDVNHWRCLNDSMWSQVEPVQVMAWRQLTRLTGKGETWAQDLLDMMYMEEETMTWAMKGMSADDKHLDFNGVELKKGDDVTIIKDLPVKGSSMVVKQGTVVRGIGLAKDDPALFSGKVEGRDIWLRCEFCRKK; this is encoded by the coding sequence ATGTCTACTGAAGCAACTATGCTTGCGCGCTGTGATTCAAAATGTGAACTATGTGGCGCAGAAACTTCCCTAACTCCGTTTGCTGTCTTCCCACATACTAACGTAACAGTTGATCACGCAATCATGCTTTGCGATACCTGTCTTGATCAGGCAGAAGATGCAGACAAGATGGACGTGAACCACTGGCGTTGTCTAAACGACAGCATGTGGAGCCAAGTTGAACCAGTACAAGTAATGGCATGGCGTCAACTGACTCGCTTAACAGGTAAAGGCGAGACTTGGGCACAAGACCTTCTAGATATGATGTACATGGAAGAAGAAACCATGACTTGGGCAATGAAAGGCATGTCTGCTGATGATAAACACCTAGATTTCAACGGCGTTGAGCTGAAAAAAGGTGACGACGTAACTATCATCAAAGACCTTCCAGTAAAAGGCTCTTCTATGGTGGTTAAGCAAGGTACTGTGGTACGTGGTATCGGCCTTGCAAAAGATGACCCAGCACTGTTCTCTGGCAAAGTTGAAGGCCGAGATATCTGGCTTCGTTGCGAATTCTGCCGTAAGAAGTAA
- a CDS encoding lipase, which produces MKKLKRYQYERYAVLCELAYHRVFKQTRYGFDPTGQRIVNNRYGKVLMRILWSIDQEEVIVVIKGSHNLADWLLNLVLWPKSAKNFGLHYAIHRGFHFLLTQESLPAHKNDQLGLTVIERTEAILKPLIEEGKRVSITGHSSGGAIGTVIADYIELNYPGAIKRVVTFGAPAAGDWRYRRRYRLFRRTYRICCDLDIVTFMPPLPLFYWHVGKMLWLYNGRIYENTPPWMRFSRSILSWIIRPFSYHLMSKYIRNKDFFDER; this is translated from the coding sequence TTGAAAAAGTTAAAACGATATCAATATGAGCGTTATGCGGTGTTATGCGAGTTAGCCTACCACCGAGTGTTTAAACAAACCCGCTATGGATTTGACCCGACAGGGCAGCGCATCGTTAACAATCGCTACGGCAAGGTTTTGATGAGGATCTTGTGGAGCATCGATCAAGAAGAAGTGATTGTGGTGATTAAAGGTTCTCACAATCTAGCTGATTGGTTACTTAACTTGGTCCTGTGGCCCAAGTCGGCTAAGAACTTCGGCTTACACTATGCCATTCATAGAGGTTTTCATTTCCTGCTTACCCAAGAAAGCTTACCTGCCCATAAAAACGATCAATTAGGCTTAACTGTCATTGAACGTACCGAAGCCATTCTTAAGCCTCTAATAGAAGAGGGAAAACGTGTTTCCATCACTGGCCACTCATCTGGTGGAGCAATAGGGACTGTGATCGCCGATTATATAGAGCTCAATTATCCCGGAGCGATTAAAAGAGTTGTTACCTTTGGTGCACCAGCAGCGGGAGATTGGCGCTATCGGCGTCGTTATCGTCTGTTCAGGCGAACGTACCGAATCTGTTGCGATCTAGATATCGTCACTTTCATGCCGCCTTTACCGCTTTTCTATTGGCATGTGGGTAAAATGTTATGGCTATACAATGGACGTATCTATGAAAATACACCGCCTTGGATGAGATTTTCGCGATCAATCTTGAGCTGGATCATCCGCCCATTCTCGTATCACTTGATGAGTAAATATATACGCAACAAGGATTTTTTTGATGAGCGTTAA
- a CDS encoding hybrid-cluster NAD(P)-dependent oxidoreductase, producing the protein MSEQSLLAQVNIYPIKSIAGISLSSAWVEKQGLCFDRRFMIALPDGGMVTARKYPKMVKVAASLLPDGMILTYPDMPDLRLRYSDFEMAEVSTQVWNDRFAAFSTTDAANKWFQSILGIDVQLLFTGEQSNRVREKIGHNVSFADGYPLLIIGQGSLDELNRRSSDFHVMEQFRTNLVAATSEPFEEDTWKRIRIGQVEFESVKPCERCILTTVDTQKGDFRASKEPLKTLSEFRANERGGVFFGQNLVAKNEGMIQAGDTIEILEYKEPEFYPDNSTQALNLTCVDRQWIAKDFATFWFEPKQGDLPNFKPGQHLPIEVMINGEKHSRYYSLSSSPFHPSRYAISVKRVEDGRVSNWMLDNLQIGDVLQADTPTGDFHLSQSQTPLLLMSAGSGITPMLSMLRYLVDNDELTDVVFYHQCSSIEDIPVKEELEKLNDLYPQLQLMISISGKSTTWKGLSGRLTLSHLKKIPNLAERQVFVCGPQGFMDKANNLMSKLGLPDNQYHQEAFATEVVATEPEKAVSITVNGATFIGNNQQPLLVQAEEQGVDIPYTCRAGLCGACKVTVKQGEVIQPDMPALLPSDKQENIALACCCIPSDNLEVEF; encoded by the coding sequence ATGTCAGAGCAGTCACTGTTAGCACAAGTAAACATCTATCCTATTAAATCTATTGCTGGGATTTCACTTTCAAGCGCTTGGGTTGAAAAGCAAGGACTTTGCTTTGACCGCCGCTTTATGATCGCACTGCCGGATGGTGGTATGGTCACGGCACGCAAGTACCCGAAGATGGTTAAAGTTGCCGCCAGTTTACTGCCAGATGGAATGATACTAACTTATCCAGATATGCCTGATTTGCGTTTGCGCTACAGCGATTTTGAAATGGCAGAAGTCTCTACTCAAGTTTGGAACGACAGGTTTGCTGCATTCAGTACCACGGACGCAGCAAACAAGTGGTTTCAATCTATTTTGGGTATTGATGTACAGCTTCTATTTACTGGTGAGCAATCTAATCGTGTGCGTGAAAAAATCGGTCACAACGTTAGCTTTGCCGATGGTTACCCGTTATTGATAATCGGTCAGGGTTCTCTTGACGAGCTCAATCGCCGCAGCTCAGATTTTCATGTAATGGAGCAGTTTCGAACCAATTTAGTTGCTGCCACGTCAGAACCTTTTGAAGAGGATACTTGGAAGCGAATCCGAATTGGCCAAGTGGAGTTTGAAAGCGTTAAACCATGTGAACGTTGTATTTTGACCACGGTGGATACGCAAAAAGGGGATTTCCGAGCGTCTAAAGAGCCTTTAAAAACCTTGAGCGAGTTCCGAGCTAACGAGAGAGGCGGCGTCTTCTTCGGTCAAAACTTGGTGGCCAAAAATGAAGGCATGATTCAGGCGGGCGATACCATTGAAATCCTAGAGTATAAAGAGCCTGAGTTTTACCCAGACAACAGTACCCAAGCACTTAATTTGACTTGCGTTGATCGTCAGTGGATCGCAAAAGACTTTGCAACCTTTTGGTTTGAACCGAAGCAAGGCGATTTACCAAATTTCAAACCGGGTCAGCATCTGCCTATTGAGGTGATGATTAACGGGGAGAAACACAGCCGATATTACTCACTCTCTTCGAGTCCATTTCATCCTAGCCGATACGCTATCTCTGTAAAACGTGTAGAAGATGGTCGAGTTTCTAATTGGATGTTAGACAACCTTCAAATAGGGGATGTACTTCAGGCGGATACTCCAACTGGTGATTTTCATCTTAGTCAGTCTCAGACTCCGCTGCTGCTAATGTCTGCAGGAAGTGGCATTACTCCAATGCTATCCATGCTTCGCTATTTGGTTGATAACGATGAGCTTACGGATGTGGTCTTCTATCATCAGTGCAGCAGCATTGAGGATATTCCCGTGAAAGAGGAGTTAGAGAAACTCAATGATCTCTATCCTCAGCTACAGTTAATGATTTCTATCAGTGGCAAGTCAACCACATGGAAGGGGCTCTCTGGGCGATTGACTCTTTCGCACTTGAAAAAAATACCGAACCTCGCCGAGCGACAAGTGTTCGTGTGTGGACCTCAAGGTTTTATGGATAAAGCCAACAACCTGATGAGCAAATTAGGTTTACCAGATAACCAATACCATCAAGAAGCCTTTGCGACGGAAGTTGTTGCGACAGAACCTGAAAAAGCTGTGTCGATCACTGTTAACGGTGCAACCTTTATTGGTAACAACCAACAGCCATTGTTAGTGCAGGCGGAAGAGCAAGGAGTGGATATCCCATATACTTGTCGCGCAGGTTTATGCGGTGCGTGTAAGGTGACGGTCAAACAAGGAGAGGTTATCCAACCGGATATGCCAGCATTACTACCTAGTGATAAACAAGAAAATATTGCTTTGGCCTGCTGCTGTATTCCTAGTGACAATTTAGAAGTTGAGTTTTGA
- the nadE gene encoding ammonia-dependent NAD(+) synthetase — translation MEQQIREEMRVLPEIDPQFEITRRVDFIKNTLKGSGCKALVLGISGGVDSTTCGRLAQLAVEQLNQESDSSDYQFVAVRLPYGEQKDEDEAQLALSFIKPSHSVSVNIKQGVDGLHAASHVALEGTGLLPTDAAKVDFVKGNVKARARMVAQYEIAGYVGGLVLGTDHSAENITGFYTKFGDGACDLAPLFGLSKRQVRQVAAELGAPQLLVKKTPTADLEELDPQKADEDALNLSYDQIDDFLEGKPVSKEAAERLISIYKATQHKRAPIPTIYD, via the coding sequence ATGGAACAACAAATTCGCGAGGAAATGCGCGTCCTTCCAGAAATTGACCCTCAATTCGAGATCACTCGTCGAGTCGATTTCATTAAGAACACGCTTAAAGGTTCAGGATGCAAAGCTCTGGTATTGGGGATCAGTGGTGGTGTTGACTCAACAACTTGTGGACGTTTGGCACAACTCGCCGTTGAGCAACTTAACCAAGAGTCAGATAGCAGCGACTACCAATTTGTTGCGGTTCGCCTACCTTATGGCGAACAAAAAGATGAAGACGAAGCACAGCTAGCGTTATCATTCATCAAGCCAAGCCACTCTGTTTCTGTCAATATCAAACAAGGTGTTGACGGCTTGCACGCCGCATCTCATGTCGCACTAGAAGGTACAGGATTATTACCTACTGATGCTGCGAAAGTTGATTTCGTCAAAGGTAACGTTAAAGCGCGTGCTCGCATGGTGGCTCAATATGAAATCGCTGGTTACGTTGGGGGTTTGGTACTAGGTACTGACCACTCAGCAGAGAACATCACAGGTTTTTACACTAAGTTTGGTGATGGCGCTTGCGACTTAGCTCCGCTGTTTGGCCTTAGCAAACGCCAAGTGCGTCAAGTCGCAGCAGAGCTAGGCGCTCCGCAGTTACTAGTTAAGAAGACACCAACGGCCGACCTTGAAGAGTTGGACCCACAAAAAGCAGACGAAGATGCGCTAAACCTTTCTTACGATCAGATTGATGACTTCCTAGAAGGCAAGCCTGTATCAAAAGAAGCGGCAGAGCGCCTTATTTCTATTTACAAGGCAACGCAACACAAGCGTGCGCCAATCCCAACGATCTACGACTAA
- a CDS encoding 1-acyl-sn-glycerol-3-phosphate acyltransferase: MTDNNDIYHDIRPYNDSEIPGAIERLINDEEFIDAILSHRFHNRAGWFKALVGPIVKVYLKFKWAKFTTVESIQREIEKYLAKLVKQTTDGVTFTGLENLDKNSTYLFVSNHRDIAMDPALVNWGLHNAGHKTSRIAIGDNLLKKACATELMRINKSFIVKRGAKGPREMMKALAQLSGYIKHSLEDGHSIWIAQKEGRAKDGNDQTDPAILKMFHVEGRKQKVPFAEYIRSLKIVPVSISYENDPCDIAKAKELFEKQSSGTYEKGEFEDIESIIQGIIGYKGRVHVAFGDVIDQDFETPEALATELDRQIHDNYKIYPINQYAAGLKVEEESASNTLKQKLTELPEGAHSFLTEMYANPVRNKA, from the coding sequence ATGACTGACAATAACGATATTTACCACGACATTCGCCCATACAATGACAGTGAAATCCCAGGGGCTATTGAGCGCCTGATCAATGACGAAGAGTTCATTGATGCTATTCTTTCTCACCGATTTCACAATCGAGCTGGCTGGTTTAAAGCGCTGGTTGGCCCAATCGTTAAAGTTTATCTCAAGTTTAAGTGGGCTAAATTTACCACGGTAGAATCTATTCAACGTGAGATTGAAAAATACCTAGCTAAATTAGTCAAACAAACCACGGATGGCGTTACCTTTACTGGCCTTGAAAACCTCGACAAAAACAGTACTTACCTGTTTGTGTCAAACCATCGTGATATCGCAATGGACCCAGCATTAGTCAACTGGGGATTGCATAACGCAGGCCACAAAACCTCTCGCATTGCGATTGGTGACAATCTACTTAAAAAAGCGTGTGCGACTGAACTGATGCGAATCAACAAGAGCTTTATCGTGAAACGTGGTGCAAAGGGCCCGCGCGAAATGATGAAAGCGCTAGCGCAGCTGTCTGGATATATTAAGCATTCACTCGAAGACGGACATTCCATCTGGATTGCGCAAAAAGAAGGCCGAGCTAAAGATGGCAATGACCAAACCGATCCAGCAATTCTAAAGATGTTCCATGTTGAGGGTCGTAAGCAGAAAGTACCTTTTGCCGAGTACATCCGCTCGCTTAAAATCGTGCCAGTCTCTATCTCATACGAAAATGATCCATGCGATATCGCTAAGGCTAAAGAGCTGTTTGAAAAACAAAGCTCAGGAACTTATGAAAAAGGCGAATTCGAGGACATTGAGAGCATTATTCAAGGGATCATTGGCTACAAAGGTCGTGTGCATGTTGCATTTGGCGACGTGATTGACCAAGACTTTGAAACCCCAGAAGCGCTGGCGACAGAGCTTGATCGTCAAATTCACGATAACTACAAGATCTACCCGATTAACCAATACGCTGCTGGTTTGAAGGTTGAGGAAGAGTCTGCGAGCAATACATTGAAGCAGAAACTGACCGAATTACCAGAAGGTGCGCATTCTTTCTTAACCGAAATGTACGCTAACCCGGTTCGAAATAAAGCCTAA